One Halobaculum sp. CBA1158 DNA segment encodes these proteins:
- a CDS encoding NUDIX domain-containing protein: MHEPETTYVGKACAYITRGGSELLVFEGPGHDGLQIPKGTIEPGERPRPALYREVREESGLATLSGVERLATDVWTRRESPPKAYVRHFYHARVHEPRDSWTHVVRDGGDEHGSEFEFSWVPLSTARGREFALDLDDYVGHLSGRTTTPAVAEPAD, from the coding sequence ATGCACGAGCCGGAGACGACGTACGTCGGAAAGGCGTGCGCGTACATCACTCGCGGCGGCTCGGAGTTGCTGGTGTTCGAGGGGCCCGGTCACGACGGGCTGCAGATCCCGAAGGGAACGATCGAGCCGGGCGAACGACCCCGCCCGGCGCTGTATCGCGAGGTTCGCGAGGAGAGCGGGCTGGCGACGCTTTCGGGCGTGGAGCGGCTGGCGACGGACGTGTGGACCAGGCGGGAGTCGCCGCCGAAGGCGTACGTGCGCCACTTCTATCACGCCCGAGTGCACGAGCCCCGGGACTCGTGGACCCACGTCGTTCGCGACGGCGGCGACGAGCACGGGAGCGAGTTCGAGTTCTCGTGGGTCCCGCTGTCGACGGCGCGCGGGCGGGAGTTCGCGCTCGACCTCGACGACTACGTCGGCCACCTCTCGGGCCGGACGACCACCCCCGCGGTCGCCGAGCCGGCGGACTGA